From Blastochloris viridis, one genomic window encodes:
- a CDS encoding phage portal protein, with amino-acid sequence MSLIARLFRAPEAKASRVASLIALDPGRPRWSPRDYAALAREGYAANPVVHRCVRLIAEAAASVTWRIYVDGREAPDHALAQLLQRPNPRQSGQGFREALHAFQFVAGNAFIEAVAAMSAVRELHLLRPDRVKVVPGPDGWPQAFDYTVAGTTVRLSQGDGAIPPVLHLALFHPLDDHYGLSPSEAAAKAIDLHNAAAGWNKALLDNAARPSGALVCSGGATLSESQFERLKVELESGFSGAANAGRPLLLEGGLAWQPLSLSPKDMDFMEAKNAAARDIALAFGVPPMLLGIPGDNTYSNFAEANRAFWRQSVVPLVTRTADALAAWLSPGFADAPRITVDLDEVPALAEDREALWRRVGTASFLTDDEKREALGWEPRG; translated from the coding sequence ATGTCCCTGATCGCCCGCCTGTTTCGCGCGCCCGAGGCCAAGGCCAGCCGGGTGGCGAGCCTGATCGCACTCGACCCTGGCCGGCCGCGCTGGTCGCCGCGCGACTACGCCGCGCTGGCCCGCGAGGGCTACGCCGCAAACCCGGTGGTGCACCGCTGCGTGCGGCTGATCGCCGAAGCCGCCGCGTCGGTGACGTGGCGGATCTATGTCGACGGCCGCGAGGCGCCCGACCACGCCTTGGCGCAGCTGCTCCAGCGGCCCAACCCGCGCCAGAGCGGGCAGGGCTTCCGCGAGGCGCTGCACGCCTTCCAGTTCGTCGCCGGCAACGCCTTCATCGAGGCGGTGGCGGCCATGAGCGCGGTGCGCGAACTGCACCTGCTGCGGCCGGACCGCGTCAAGGTGGTGCCCGGGCCGGACGGCTGGCCGCAAGCGTTCGACTACACCGTCGCCGGCACCACCGTTCGGCTGTCGCAAGGCGATGGCGCCATTCCTCCGGTGCTGCACCTTGCGCTGTTCCACCCGCTCGACGACCATTACGGCCTATCGCCGTCGGAAGCCGCGGCGAAAGCCATCGACCTTCACAACGCGGCGGCGGGCTGGAACAAGGCGCTGCTCGACAACGCCGCGCGCCCCTCCGGCGCGCTGGTGTGCTCGGGCGGCGCCACGCTGTCGGAGAGCCAGTTCGAGCGGCTGAAAGTCGAGCTGGAGAGCGGCTTTTCCGGCGCCGCCAATGCCGGCCGGCCGCTGCTGCTGGAGGGCGGGCTCGCCTGGCAGCCGCTGTCGCTGTCGCCGAAAGACATGGATTTCATGGAAGCCAAGAACGCCGCCGCGCGCGACATCGCGCTCGCCTTCGGCGTGCCGCCGATGCTGCTCGGCATTCCCGGCGACAACACCTATTCCAATTTCGCCGAGGCCAACCGCGCGTTCTGGCGCCAGAGCGTGGTGCCGTTGGTGACGCGCACCGCCGATGCGCTCGCCGCGTGGCTGTCGCCGGGCTTCGCCGACGCGCCGCGCATCACCGTCGATCTCGACGAGGTGCCGGCGCTGGCCGAGGATCGCGAGGCGCTGTGGCGGCGCGTCGGCACGGCCTCGTTCCTCACCGACGACGAAAAGCGCGAGGCGCTGGGCTGGGAGCCGCGCGGCTAG
- a CDS encoding terminase large subunit domain-containing protein, producing MPGSGPSWRAVWRSWRQKGREAALLAQLTEDELEDFLHEWRSWARPSQWPPDVAADGAPWTTWLMMGGRGSGKTRAGAEWVRALALGRPPAAAAPLSPIALVGETSADVREVMVEGVSGLMRIHPRGERPQWLPSRRRLEWPNGAVAQAFSADDPEQLRGPQFAAAWCDEIAKWSRAEQAFDMLQFALRLGEAPRQVVTTTPRAVPMVRRLLADPRVAVTRMTTAENALNLAPRFLDTVVARYRGTRLGRQELLGELIEDRPGTLFPRDVIERGRVAAAPPLPRVVVAVDPPASAHRASDACGIVAAGRAEDGRLYVLADRTARGLRPAQWAARALALYRQLEADALVAEANQGGEMVRAVLAEADPAVPVRLVHARRGKWLRAEPVAQLYEQGKVAHVGAFPELEDEMADFAHDGLSDGRSPDRLDALVWALATLTEPATRPRVRRM from the coding sequence ATGCCGGGCTCCGGGCCGAGCTGGCGCGCCGTCTGGCGGAGCTGGAGGCAGAAGGGGCGGGAGGCGGCGTTGCTGGCGCAGCTGACCGAGGACGAGCTTGAGGACTTCCTCCACGAGTGGCGGTCCTGGGCGCGGCCGTCGCAATGGCCGCCCGACGTCGCGGCGGACGGCGCGCCGTGGACCACCTGGCTGATGATGGGAGGCCGCGGCTCGGGCAAGACCAGGGCCGGCGCCGAATGGGTGCGCGCCCTGGCGCTCGGCCGCCCGCCGGCTGCCGCGGCGCCGCTCTCGCCGATCGCGCTGGTCGGCGAGACCTCAGCCGACGTGCGCGAGGTGATGGTGGAGGGCGTCTCCGGCCTGATGCGCATCCACCCGCGCGGCGAGCGCCCGCAGTGGCTGCCCTCGCGTCGCCGGCTGGAATGGCCGAACGGCGCAGTGGCGCAGGCTTTCTCCGCCGACGATCCCGAGCAGCTGCGCGGGCCGCAGTTCGCCGCGGCGTGGTGCGACGAGATCGCCAAATGGAGCCGCGCCGAGCAGGCGTTCGACATGCTGCAGTTTGCGCTGCGGTTGGGCGAGGCGCCGCGCCAGGTGGTGACCACCACGCCGCGCGCGGTGCCGATGGTGCGGCGGCTGCTGGCCGACCCGCGCGTCGCCGTCACCCGCATGACCACCGCCGAAAACGCGCTGAACCTGGCGCCGCGCTTCCTCGACACCGTGGTGGCGCGCTATCGCGGCACCCGGCTCGGCCGCCAGGAGCTGCTGGGCGAACTGATCGAGGACCGCCCCGGTACGCTGTTCCCGCGCGATGTCATCGAGCGCGGCCGGGTGGCCGCGGCGCCGCCGCTGCCGCGCGTGGTGGTGGCGGTCGATCCGCCGGCCTCCGCACACCGCGCCTCCGACGCCTGCGGCATCGTCGCCGCCGGCAGGGCCGAGGACGGCCGGCTCTACGTCCTGGCCGACCGCACCGCCCGCGGCCTTCGCCCGGCGCAATGGGCGGCGCGGGCGCTGGCGCTCTATCGCCAGCTTGAGGCCGACGCGCTGGTGGCGGAGGCCAACCAGGGCGGCGAGATGGTGCGCGCCGTGCTCGCCGAAGCCGACCCCGCGGTGCCGGTGCGCCTCGTCCACGCCCGGCGCGGCAAATGGCTGCGCGCCGAGCCGGTCGCCCAGCTCTACGAGCAGGGCAAGGTCGCCCACGTCGGTGCCTTCCCGGAACTGGAGGACGAAATGGCCGACTTCGCCCACGACGGCCTGTCGGACGGCCGATCGCCCGACCGCCTCGATGCCTTGGTGTGGGCGCTCGCCACCCTCACCGAACCCGCCACCCGCCCGCGGGTGCGGCGGATGTGA
- a CDS encoding YcgN family cysteine cluster protein translates to MTERPFWKTKTLEQMTLAEWESVCDGCARCCLAKLECEDTGRIVYTEVGCRLLDDEACRCIDYGARSEQVPECVRLTPVEVRTLGWLPPTCGYRLLAEGRDLYWWHPLVSGDPDSVHAAGVSVRAKVAATETDVPAEQMEGFVVDWPLRLPRRARRRPAALARVAG, encoded by the coding sequence ATGACCGAACGACCATTCTGGAAGACCAAGACGCTGGAGCAGATGACGCTGGCGGAGTGGGAAAGCGTATGCGACGGCTGCGCGCGCTGCTGCCTGGCCAAGCTCGAGTGTGAGGACACCGGCCGCATCGTCTACACCGAGGTTGGCTGCCGGCTGCTCGACGACGAGGCGTGCCGGTGCATCGACTATGGCGCCCGGTCCGAACAGGTGCCCGAATGCGTCCGCCTGACGCCGGTGGAGGTGCGCACGCTGGGTTGGCTGCCGCCAACCTGCGGCTATCGCCTGCTGGCCGAGGGGCGCGACCTTTATTGGTGGCACCCGCTGGTGTCCGGCGATCCCGACAGCGTCCATGCCGCCGGCGTCAGCGTGCGCGCCAAGGTCGCCGCCACTGAGACCGATGTCCCGGCCGAGCAGATGGAGGGCTTCGTCGTCGATTGGCCGCTACGGCTGCCGCGCCGGGCGCGGCGCCGGCCGGCTGCGCTGGCACGCGTGGCGGGCTGA
- a CDS encoding DUF6456 domain-containing protein, protein MTARKRAKHPTPLAGDALLLALADGATAAATHDGTVALARPDGRHIATTAAALADLCARGLIAIGRAGRFEPSNDGNARLARLTATAQPFLAQHRTLEPATVAIDGLDAEVLCDADESPLAWLARRKDKTGRPLLAPHQFAAGERLRADFTRAQMTPRLTADWGGAATRGGGSRDPAAFADAAVAAKERLTTALDTAGPELSGVLLDVCCFLKGLEAVERERNWPARTAKVVLGLALDRLARHYGLGSEARGPARGRLRAWSAGAGE, encoded by the coding sequence ATGACCGCCCGCAAGCGGGCCAAACACCCCACGCCGCTGGCAGGCGACGCGCTCCTCCTGGCGCTGGCTGACGGCGCGACCGCCGCTGCGACGCACGATGGCACCGTGGCCCTGGCGCGCCCGGACGGCCGCCATATCGCCACCACGGCGGCCGCACTCGCCGATCTTTGCGCCCGCGGCCTGATCGCGATCGGCCGGGCCGGCCGCTTCGAGCCATCGAACGACGGCAACGCCCGGCTGGCGCGCCTGACCGCCACGGCGCAGCCCTTCCTCGCCCAACACCGCACCCTGGAGCCGGCCACGGTGGCGATCGACGGCCTCGACGCCGAGGTGCTGTGCGATGCCGACGAAAGTCCACTGGCCTGGCTGGCGCGGCGCAAGGACAAGACCGGCCGGCCGCTGCTGGCGCCACACCAGTTCGCCGCCGGCGAGCGGCTCCGGGCCGACTTCACCCGCGCCCAGATGACGCCGCGCCTCACCGCCGACTGGGGCGGGGCGGCAACCCGCGGCGGCGGCAGCCGCGATCCGGCGGCGTTCGCCGATGCCGCGGTCGCCGCGAAGGAGCGGCTGACCACCGCGCTCGACACCGCCGGGCCGGAGCTATCAGGCGTTCTGCTCGATGTATGCTGCTTTCTGAAAGGGCTCGAAGCGGTCGAGCGCGAGCGCAACTGGCCGGCACGCACCGCCAAAGTGGTGCTGGGGCTGGCGCTCGATCGCCTCGCCCGCCATTACGGCCTCGGCAGCGAGGCCCGCGGCCCGGCGCGCGGACGGCTTCGGGCGTGGAGCGCGGGGGCCGGCGAGTGA
- a CDS encoding APH(3') family aminoglycoside O-phosphotransferase, producing MSFELPKAVAQFVGDARLVADDIGESPGHVHSFTRGNDRFFLKTSSAIYAPTTYSVLREARVLGWLSGRLPVPEIVLVAASEDAEFMITRGVPGEPLAARIAAGRPVTELFRDALRLLQAVPVEGCPFDSRIAARLREAEYLIAHGLCADDCDFDQWPGFAEPRDLLAHLDANRPDEDLVFTHGDLCDNNVFVDDRDNLYFIDLGRGGLADRWSDIAFILRNLRDDVSEDAADNFLKAIGTADNREKRTFFEQLDELF from the coding sequence TTGTCGTTCGAGCTGCCGAAAGCCGTCGCTCAGTTCGTCGGGGACGCGCGTCTTGTCGCCGACGACATCGGCGAGTCGCCCGGTCACGTTCACAGCTTCACCCGCGGCAACGACCGCTTCTTTCTCAAGACGTCGTCCGCCATCTACGCGCCGACGACGTACAGCGTCCTGCGCGAGGCGCGCGTACTCGGCTGGCTGAGCGGCCGGCTGCCGGTGCCCGAAATCGTGCTGGTCGCGGCGAGCGAGGACGCGGAGTTCATGATCACCCGCGGCGTGCCGGGCGAGCCGCTGGCGGCGCGGATCGCCGCCGGGCGGCCCGTGACCGAGCTGTTCCGGGACGCGCTGCGCCTGCTGCAGGCGGTACCGGTCGAGGGCTGCCCGTTCGATTCCAGAATAGCCGCCCGTCTGCGCGAAGCGGAGTATCTCATCGCCCACGGCCTGTGCGCCGACGACTGCGATTTCGATCAATGGCCGGGCTTTGCCGAGCCGCGGGACTTGCTGGCGCACCTCGACGCCAACCGGCCGGACGAGGACCTGGTGTTCACCCACGGCGACCTGTGCGACAATAACGTCTTTGTCGACGATCGCGACAATCTCTATTTCATCGACCTTGGGCGCGGTGGCTTGGCCGACCGCTGGTCGGACATCGCCTTCATCCTCCGCAATCTGCGCGACGATGTTTCGGAAGATGCCGCGGACAATTTCCTGAAGGCCATTGGCACAGCCGACAATCGCGAAAAACGCACGTTCTTCGAACAGCTCGACGAGTTGTTCTAA
- a CDS encoding SufE family protein: MDIDEITENFALLDDWEDRYRYLIELGRLMPPFPETARVDANKVQGCASQVWLSTTVEPGPEPRLTFIGDSDAHIVKGLIAVLIAFYSGQAARTILQTDAIELFDRFGLREHLTPQRSNGLRSMIERVRADARAALATV; this comes from the coding sequence ATGGATATCGACGAAATCACCGAGAACTTTGCGCTGCTGGACGATTGGGAGGACCGCTATCGGTATCTCATCGAACTCGGCCGCTTGATGCCGCCATTCCCCGAGACAGCCCGCGTCGACGCCAACAAGGTGCAGGGCTGCGCCAGCCAGGTTTGGTTGTCGACGACTGTGGAACCGGGGCCGGAACCGCGACTCACCTTCATCGGCGATAGCGACGCCCATATCGTCAAAGGCCTGATCGCGGTGTTGATCGCGTTCTACTCGGGCCAAGCGGCGCGCACCATTCTGCAAACCGATGCGATCGAGCTGTTCGACCGCTTCGGTCTGCGCGAGCATCTGACGCCGCAGCGCTCCAATGGCCTGCGCTCGATGATCGAGCGTGTCCGCGCCGACGCTCGCGCCGCGCTGGCGACGGTGTGA
- a CDS encoding DUF5330 domain-containing protein produces the protein MMFLVKVAFWLAVLVLLIPTGGDSSHRSDQVGAGDAMSAAYAAVDDLRGFCGRQPEVCEIAGRVGSTFTEKAQVGAKMLYEFLKDQAGDHGGATVTGSVTEPAAPKPEAPSLAPDEMQMPWRGPENPPRRRS, from the coding sequence ATGATGTTCTTGGTCAAAGTGGCGTTCTGGCTGGCGGTGTTGGTGCTGCTGATTCCGACCGGCGGCGACTCCTCGCACCGTTCCGACCAGGTCGGCGCGGGTGACGCGATGTCGGCGGCCTACGCCGCCGTCGACGATCTGCGCGGCTTCTGCGGCCGCCAGCCCGAGGTCTGCGAAATCGCCGGCCGAGTGGGCTCGACCTTCACCGAGAAGGCACAGGTCGGCGCCAAGATGCTCTATGAATTCCTGAAAGATCAGGCCGGCGACCATGGCGGCGCAACGGTCACGGGCAGCGTCACCGAACCGGCCGCACCCAAGCCCGAAGCCCCGTCACTGGCGCCGGACGAGATGCAGATGCCGTGGCGGGGGCCGGAGAACCCACCGCGGCGCCGTAGCTGA
- a CDS encoding PAS domain-containing sensor histidine kinase, with protein MPGSRKKEAGPRGEFRLVPVLEPIRSYIDGLVHPSARGDAMAAARHRTFIGAHLGAGLTAVAGLPVFLAVHGAPDALAVAVFGCLVIPLALAWLLAATGRFVTAHLLSALNHAGLVLTVGAVTGGPASFAMVWLVVIPVEAALSASRPAMIGAAAIAATAGGGLFAADALGVLPPAGTSGLPHGAMMLLAVLAALLYGTGLMLGSGAVARTGERLRDLNDARYRLLAEHMTDLITRHAPNGAVTFVSPAAEGLVGVAPSELHGNGLFARVHVADRPAYLTALGRATAEGKPASVEFRLRRGASASDIRYIWTEMRCRPLDDEAPAGTRRQVVAVTRDITERKQQQESLEQARSEAERANRAKTRFLATMSHELRTPLNAIIGFAELLANERVMQLDAVKRGDYARLIHESGYHLLGVVNGILDMSRIESGNFDVLAEPFALRPVVEGCCAMMALKAEASGLTLSAEVAADSPEIVADKRALKQILINLISNAVKFTRTGGAVTVLAGVENDELRITVADTGIGIDPADLPRLGAPFFQCGSVYDRPFEGTGLGLSVVKGLVELHGGRLEIASRVGEGTTVTVRLPRNCDAARPPRTADVVTALPRRLVREESEAKEIRKSA; from the coding sequence GTGCCAGGATCACGGAAGAAGGAAGCGGGTCCGCGTGGGGAGTTTCGTTTAGTGCCGGTGCTCGAGCCGATCCGCAGCTATATCGACGGGCTCGTTCATCCGAGCGCCCGCGGCGATGCGATGGCCGCGGCGCGCCACCGGACCTTTATCGGGGCCCATCTCGGCGCCGGCCTCACGGCGGTGGCCGGCCTGCCGGTGTTCCTGGCCGTTCATGGCGCACCGGACGCCCTGGCGGTCGCGGTGTTCGGCTGCCTGGTGATCCCGCTGGCGCTGGCGTGGCTCCTGGCCGCAACCGGACGATTCGTGACCGCGCACCTGCTGTCGGCGCTCAACCATGCCGGCCTGGTCTTGACCGTCGGCGCCGTCACCGGCGGACCGGCCTCGTTCGCCATGGTGTGGCTGGTGGTCATCCCGGTCGAGGCCGCGCTGTCGGCCTCGCGCCCGGCGATGATCGGCGCCGCCGCGATCGCCGCCACGGCCGGCGGCGGCCTGTTCGCCGCCGATGCCCTTGGCGTGCTGCCACCTGCGGGAACATCCGGGCTGCCGCACGGGGCGATGATGCTGCTCGCGGTGCTCGCGGCATTGCTTTACGGCACCGGCCTGATGCTCGGCAGTGGCGCGGTGGCCCGCACCGGCGAGCGGCTGCGCGATCTCAACGATGCCCGCTACCGGCTGCTGGCCGAGCACATGACCGACCTGATCACCCGCCATGCGCCGAACGGCGCCGTGACCTTCGTCTCGCCGGCGGCCGAGGGGCTGGTCGGGGTGGCGCCGTCCGAACTTCACGGCAACGGGCTGTTCGCCCGCGTCCACGTCGCCGATCGCCCCGCCTATCTGACCGCACTCGGGCGGGCGACCGCAGAGGGCAAGCCGGCTTCGGTCGAGTTCCGCCTGCGCCGCGGCGCCAGTGCGTCCGACATCCGCTACATCTGGACCGAGATGCGCTGCCGGCCGCTGGACGACGAGGCGCCGGCCGGCACCCGCCGTCAGGTCGTCGCGGTGACCCGTGACATCACCGAGCGCAAGCAGCAGCAGGAATCGCTCGAACAGGCCCGCAGCGAGGCCGAGCGCGCCAACCGTGCCAAGACGCGGTTCCTGGCCACGATGAGCCACGAGCTGCGCACCCCGCTCAACGCCATCATCGGCTTTGCCGAACTGCTCGCCAATGAGCGCGTGATGCAGCTCGATGCCGTCAAGCGCGGCGACTACGCCCGCCTGATCCATGAATCGGGCTACCACCTGCTCGGCGTGGTGAACGGTATTCTCGACATGTCGCGCATCGAATCGGGCAATTTCGACGTGCTTGCCGAGCCGTTCGCCCTGAGGCCGGTGGTCGAGGGCTGCTGCGCGATGATGGCGCTGAAAGCCGAAGCGAGCGGGCTGACCCTGTCGGCCGAGGTGGCCGCGGATTCGCCCGAAATCGTCGCCGACAAGCGCGCCCTCAAGCAGATCCTGATCAACTTGATCTCCAACGCGGTAAAATTCACCCGGACCGGCGGCGCGGTGACCGTCCTCGCCGGGGTCGAGAACGACGAGCTTCGAATCACCGTCGCCGATACCGGAATCGGCATCGACCCCGCCGACCTGCCGCGGCTGGGCGCGCCGTTCTTCCAATGCGGCTCGGTGTACGATCGCCCGTTCGAAGGCACCGGGCTCGGTCTCTCGGTGGTGAAGGGTCTTGTGGAACTTCATGGCGGCCGCCTCGAAATCGCCAGCCGGGTCGGCGAGGGTACGACGGTGACGGTGCGGCTGCCGCGCAACTGCGACGCCGCCCGCCCGCCGCGGACGGCTGACGTTGTGACGGCGCTGCCGCGTCGCTTGGTCCGCGAGGAAAGCGAGGCGAAGGAGATTCGAAAGAGTGCATAA
- a CDS encoding peptidoglycan-binding domain-containing protein yields the protein MHNDLADDAWEDTAEDDARHGTPARARRGVFGLRRADLVGLALLALGSGAIAVNALLMQSGPHPAPLAAATPVSPAPAPKAVPKMAATDLTGSLTPPQPIARPASLMAAAAEPAAPTPTTAAAEPARRTRAQLISDLQHELQRLGLYDGTADGVLGPKTEAAIRDIELVLAWRETGEPTEALLASLRRVETRATPRPPAAVPASSPAPTAMPIDTRILAIQRALARLGYGPLRPDGRPGGETRAAVQRFERDRNLPVTGEISSRLVRELAAVSGMPIE from the coding sequence GTGCATAACGACCTTGCCGACGACGCCTGGGAGGACACCGCGGAGGATGACGCCCGGCATGGAACGCCGGCGCGCGCGCGCCGTGGCGTGTTCGGGCTGCGGCGCGCCGACCTCGTCGGCCTTGCCCTGCTCGCCCTGGGGTCCGGTGCCATCGCCGTCAATGCGCTGCTGATGCAGAGCGGGCCTCACCCTGCCCCGCTCGCCGCTGCCACCCCGGTCAGCCCCGCGCCGGCCCCCAAGGCCGTGCCCAAGATGGCTGCGACCGATCTTACCGGCTCGCTGACGCCGCCGCAGCCGATCGCACGGCCTGCCTCGCTGATGGCGGCGGCGGCGGAGCCCGCGGCGCCCACGCCGACGACGGCGGCGGCCGAGCCGGCACGCCGTACCCGCGCCCAGCTCATTTCGGACCTGCAGCACGAGTTGCAACGGCTCGGCCTTTATGACGGCACCGCCGACGGCGTGCTCGGCCCGAAAACCGAAGCGGCGATACGCGACATCGAGTTGGTGCTGGCTTGGCGCGAGACCGGCGAGCCGACCGAGGCGCTGCTTGCCTCCTTGCGCCGGGTCGAAACCCGGGCGACGCCGCGGCCGCCGGCCGCGGTTCCAGCCTCCAGCCCAGCGCCAACAGCGATGCCGATCGATACCCGCATCCTCGCCATCCAGCGCGCGCTCGCCCGCCTCGGCTACGGCCCGCTCCGACCGGACGGCCGCCCCGGCGGCGAGACGCGGGCCGCGGTGCAGCGCTTCGAGCGCGACCGCAACCTGCCGGTCACCGGCGAGATCAGCAGCCGTCTGGTGCGGGAGCTCGCCGCGGTGAGCGGCATGCCGATCGAATGA
- a CDS encoding DUF1491 family protein: MSRLKSAIWVSAYVRRCQVEGAYALVRRRGSEEAGAIVIELDRLDGRVALFGPAPQSAFDDAAPERAFCPLHANDTVTPAEAEAILARELEFDSDLWIVVVEDRAGRHFLDAVVPR; the protein is encoded by the coding sequence ATGAGCCGCCTCAAGAGTGCGATCTGGGTTTCGGCCTACGTCCGGCGCTGTCAGGTCGAGGGCGCCTATGCGCTCGTACGCCGCCGCGGCTCGGAGGAAGCCGGCGCCATCGTCATCGAGCTCGACCGGCTCGATGGGCGCGTTGCGCTATTCGGCCCGGCGCCACAGAGCGCGTTCGACGACGCCGCGCCCGAGCGCGCCTTCTGTCCGTTGCACGCCAACGACACCGTCACGCCAGCCGAAGCCGAGGCGATCCTGGCGCGCGAGCTGGAATTCGATTCCGACCTGTGGATCGTCGTGGTCGAGGACCGCGCCGGCCGCCATTTCCTGGACGCCGTGGTGCCGCGGTAA
- a CDS encoding DUF1254 domain-containing protein, translating to MRPQLSMRWMLPVATGLVIGVAAHLVSVLIMPYQAPADAWARIATLGPTNKVLLVPQAVADNELIPLLDPAFAVAVCRYDLSRGSLKVRAPVTADYTSISFYTRHGLAFYGINDRAAGRNVIDVDLMTPQQKELLPADEEITAADRLIVESPTTTGIAVIRALVREPGARPAVEALLARATCEPAN from the coding sequence ATGAGACCGCAGCTTTCCATGCGCTGGATGCTGCCGGTGGCGACCGGCCTCGTGATCGGCGTCGCCGCGCACTTGGTGTCGGTGCTCATCATGCCCTATCAGGCGCCGGCCGACGCCTGGGCTCGCATCGCCACACTTGGGCCGACCAATAAAGTTCTGCTGGTGCCGCAAGCGGTCGCCGACAACGAGCTGATACCGTTGCTCGATCCTGCGTTCGCGGTGGCGGTGTGCCGCTATGATCTGTCGCGCGGCAGCCTCAAGGTGCGCGCGCCGGTGACGGCGGACTACACCTCGATTTCGTTCTACACCCGCCATGGCTTGGCGTTTTACGGGATCAACGACCGCGCCGCCGGCCGCAACGTGATCGACGTCGATCTGATGACGCCGCAGCAGAAGGAACTGCTGCCGGCGGACGAGGAGATCACAGCGGCGGACCGGCTGATCGTCGAGTCGCCCACCACCACCGGCATTGCGGTGATCCGCGCCCTGGTGCGCGAGCCCGGCGCCCGTCCGGCCGTCGAGGCGCTGCTGGCGCGAGCAACCTGCGAGCCGGCGAACTGA
- a CDS encoding DUF1214 domain-containing protein, with translation MGPFSTLVSFLVAAVTALVLTWFAVDGRVDFATIRIGAWTAAPSHGTADADPYARATFAKFGTLPLSLADGLVFIARRDSAKKPLDGRCTIRIAGRVPQSRFWTMTVTDDSGALIDNPAGRFAFVSSELVWNSDGRVEIVAAPRARAGNWLPTGGASSVVLVLRLYDTQTGFASRTSDAPLLPVIRQDDCP, from the coding sequence GTGGGGCCCTTTTCGACCCTCGTCAGTTTCCTGGTCGCTGCGGTCACGGCGCTCGTGCTGACGTGGTTCGCGGTCGACGGCCGCGTTGATTTCGCGACCATCCGGATCGGGGCATGGACAGCGGCGCCGAGCCACGGCACCGCAGATGCCGATCCCTACGCGCGGGCGACCTTCGCGAAGTTCGGCACGCTGCCGCTCAGCCTGGCAGACGGCTTGGTGTTCATCGCCCGCCGCGATTCGGCCAAGAAGCCACTCGACGGCCGCTGCACCATTCGCATCGCTGGCCGCGTGCCGCAGTCGCGTTTCTGGACCATGACCGTGACCGACGACAGTGGCGCGCTGATCGACAACCCAGCCGGCCGCTTCGCCTTCGTCAGCTCCGAGCTGGTCTGGAACAGCGACGGCAGGGTCGAGATCGTCGCGGCGCCACGGGCGCGGGCGGGCAATTGGCTGCCCACCGGCGGCGCCAGCAGCGTTGTGCTGGTGCTCCGGCTCTACGACACTCAGACCGGCTTTGCCTCGCGCACCAGCGATGCGCCGCTTCTGCCCGTCATCCGCCAGGACGACTGCCCGTGA